The Puntigrus tetrazona isolate hp1 chromosome 3, ASM1883169v1, whole genome shotgun sequence genome contains a region encoding:
- the LOC122333418 gene encoding uncharacterized protein LOC122333418, whose amino-acid sequence MSLQKCMSVAALFMISEGFLVTGPSGPLVVPLGSSVVLPCYVDEPLPLKGLKVIWVRTDANTLVHVYQDYESRPEAQYQDYRDRVCFFTDEMERGNYSVHLDHVRAEDKGFYRCKVYTEQESEETLVEIKAVEHLKVSGSNHPVSASAGEDVTLNCSVDSHIRPEEIDEVAWRKAAKNEIIQVLVFAKNEMVPADERYRDRAHFFPEEIPKGNFSLRLKSVRTEDKGVYACQVHAGNFSANATSVLEQLGFSVLHGVVLFLCIAASGSALLLLYLNRTAPNTNLFLQTSVGCVPNLFMFFAFLFWGVIEGYLSETVACCAHYFLRPLLLLWTAPHSEHFPGDRVTAMHCMVHLQYSLFTNVVYSVLFKSFWEKSLRYEESDRVKITVLFGIMILICIVLLLYLVSDIGHDVLPPLQLIFLFYAFEAASGGEQRG is encoded by the exons CCTTACCTTTGAAAGGACTGAAGGTGATTTGGGTTCGGACAGATGCCAATACTTTAGTGCACGTGTACCAAGATTATGAGAGCCGTCCAGAAGCCCAGTATCAGGATTATCGCGatagagtttgtttcttcactgaTGAAATGGAGCGTGGGAACTACTCCGTCCATCTGGATCACGTGAGAGCCGAAGATAAGGGCTTCTACAGATGCAAGGTTTACACCGAGCAGGAATCCGAGGAGACTCTGGTTGAAATTAAAGCGGTTg AGCATTTGAAGGTGTCAGGGTCTAATCATCCCGTGTCCGCGTCTGCGGGTGAGGACGTGACTCTGAACTGCTCTGTAGACTCTCACATCAGGCCGGAGGAGATCGACGAGGTTGCCTGGAGGAAAGCGGCTAAAAACGAAATCATCCAGGTTCTGGTTTTCGCGAAGAATGAAATGGTTCCTGCAGACGAGCGGTACAGAGACAGAGCTCACTTCTTCCCTGAGGAAATCCCCAAAGGCAACTTCTCTCTCAGGCTGAAGAGCGTCAGAACTGAGGATAAAGGGGTGTACGCGTGTcaggtgcatgctgggaactttTCAGCCAACGCGACTTCGGTACTGGAGCAACTGG gTTTCTCGGTTCTACACGGAGTTGTGTTGTTCCTCTGCATCGCTGCATCAGGATCTGCTCTGCTCCTGCTGTATCTAAACCGCACCGCACCAAACACAA ACCTGTTTCTTCAGACGTCTGTTGGCTGTGTACCCaacctttttatgttttttgccTTTCTGTTCTGGGGTGTTATTGAAG GCTATCTGAGTGAGACTGTTGCCTGCTGCGCTCATTATTTTCTGAGGCCTCTTCTTCTGTTATGGACGGCCCCACATTCAGAACATTTCCCCG GTGATCGTGTAACAGCCATGCACTGCATGGTTCATCTGCAGTATTCCCTCTTTACCAATGTAGTTTATTCAG TTCTTTTCAAATCTTTTTGGGAAAAAAGTTTGAGGTATGAAGAATCCGACAGAGTCAAGATAACAGTCCTCTTTGGGATAATGATTCTCATATGCatcgtattattattat ACCTGGTCTCTGATATCGGTCATGATGTTCTGCCTCCGTTACAACTCATCTTCCTCTTCTACGCTTTTGAAGCTGCTAGTGGAG GAGAACAGCGTGGCTAA